One segment of Ricinus communis isolate WT05 ecotype wild-type chromosome 8, ASM1957865v1, whole genome shotgun sequence DNA contains the following:
- the LOC112533808 gene encoding putative Peroxidase 48 isoform X1 — MKLLRDYDAFILLDSVDGRKSEKDFTEDCDIVHLFKSQVEEVCPRIVSCEDFIFLAARKYTLQVGGSFYPLFSDEPPSPPADLSIRGDDERETLSLRYYSWPLSLCVCVFFFFKFGKTMLIEPCHSPLSIFAVRSLIKHPLNSCYQSFLIKMKLSVLRGGKARIHQSWVGYLWVVNSYQKITILK; from the exons ATGAAGCTTTTGCGGGATTATGATGCTTTTATTCTGTTAGATTCTGTTGATGGCAGGAAATCTGAGAAAGATTTCACTGAGGATTGTGATATAGTTCACTTATTCAAATCTCAGGTTGAAGAAGTTTGCCCTCGAATTGTTTCTTGtgaagattttattttcttggcaGCCAGAAAATATACTCTTCAG GTTGGTGGTTCATTCTATCCACTCTTCTCAGATGAGCCTCCTTCCCCCCCTGCTGATCTTTCAATAAGAGGCGACGATGAAAGAGAAACTTTGTCTCTTAGGTACTATTCTTGGCCTTTATCTTTGTGCGTgtgtgtgttttttttttttaaatttggtaAAACTATGTTGATTGAGCCTTGTCATTCACCTTTAAGTATTTTTGCGGTTCGGTCTCTTATTAAACATCCTTTAAATTCTTGTTATCAGAGCTTCCTTATCAAGATGAAGCTTTCTGTCCTTCGGGGTGGCAAAGCTCGGATTCATCAAAGCTGGGTAGGATACTTATGGGTAGTAAACTCTTaccaaaaaataacaatattaaaatga
- the LOC112533808 gene encoding putative Peroxidase 48 isoform X3, with translation MKLLRDYDAFILLDSVDGRKSEKDFTEDCDIVHLFKSQVEEVCPRIVSCEDFIFLAARKYTLQVGGSFYPLFSDEPPSPPADLSIRGDDERETLSLRASLSR, from the exons ATGAAGCTTTTGCGGGATTATGATGCTTTTATTCTGTTAGATTCTGTTGATGGCAGGAAATCTGAGAAAGATTTCACTGAGGATTGTGATATAGTTCACTTATTCAAATCTCAGGTTGAAGAAGTTTGCCCTCGAATTGTTTCTTGtgaagattttattttcttggcaGCCAGAAAATATACTCTTCAG GTTGGTGGTTCATTCTATCCACTCTTCTCAGATGAGCCTCCTTCCCCCCCTGCTGATCTTTCAATAAGAGGCGACGATGAAAGAGAAACTTTGTCTCTTAG AGCTTCCTTATCAAGATGA
- the LOC112533808 gene encoding putative Peroxidase 48 isoform X2, with product MKLLRDYDAFILLDSVDGRKSEKDFTEDCDIVHLFKSQVEEVCPRIVSCEDFIFLAARKYTLQVCISIPTSLSFSGSYCICEFQVGGSFYPLFSDEPPSPPADLSIRGDDERETLSLRASLSR from the exons ATGAAGCTTTTGCGGGATTATGATGCTTTTATTCTGTTAGATTCTGTTGATGGCAGGAAATCTGAGAAAGATTTCACTGAGGATTGTGATATAGTTCACTTATTCAAATCTCAGGTTGAAGAAGTTTGCCCTCGAATTGTTTCTTGtgaagattttattttcttggcaGCCAGAAAATATACTCTTCAGGTATGTATCTCCATACCcacctctctctctttctcggGATCTTATTGCATTTGTGAATTTCAGGTTGGTGGTTCATTCTATCCACTCTTCTCAGATGAGCCTCCTTCCCCCCCTGCTGATCTTTCAATAAGAGGCGACGATGAAAGAGAAACTTTGTCTCTTAG AGCTTCCTTATCAAGATGA